Below is a window of Defluviimonas sp. SAOS-178_SWC DNA.
GCGGCGCTCCGCGTCAAGCAGATGCTGCCCTATACCGCGCGGATCCGCGCCCGCAGCGTCGATGAATTCGACGGTTGGGTGCGCCACGATGGCGAGGAATTCCTTTTCGTCCTGACCGGCGTGGTCCGGCTTTACAGCGAATTCTACGAACCTGTTGACCTGCGCCGGGGCGACAGCGCCTACTACGACGCGTCGATGGGTCACAACGTGATCTCGCTCAGCCCGGAGGATGCGACGATTCTCTGGGTGACGAGCCTCACGTAAGACCCGGGGGCAGGCGGCAAAGGAGATTTCGATGCGTGTGGCGACCCGGCCGATTGACGGCCAGAAACCCGGAACCTCGGGGCTTCGGAAGAAGACGAAGGTCTTCATGGCAAAGGGTTACCTCGAAAACTTCATCCAGTCTGTCTTCGATGCGACCGGCGGCGCGACGGGACGGACCTATGTGGTCGGCGGGGATGGCCGCTATTTCAATGACCGCGCGACGCAGACGATCCTGAAGATGGCGGCGGCCAATGGTGCGAAACGCGTCATGGTCGGCCGGAACGCGCTTTTGTCGACGCCCGCCGCCTCGCACCTGATCCGGCTGAACCGGACCGATGGCGGCATCATCCTCTCGGCCTCGCACAATCCCGGCGGGCTGGACGAAGATTTCGGCGTGAAGTTCAACACCCCCAATGGCGGCCCGGCACCGGAGGCGGTGACGGAGGCCATCTTCGCCCGGACGAAGGAGATCCGGGACTACTACATCGCCGACGACACCGATCTCGACCTGTCGAGGATCGGCACGCAACAGATTGGCGGGATGGAGGTTTCCGTCATCGACCCGGTCGCGGACTATGCCGCGTTGATGGAGACCCTGTTCGACTTCGAGGCGATCCGCGCGATGTTCGCGGGCGGCTTCCGGATGCGCTTCGACGCGATGTGCGCCATCACCGGCCCCTACGCGCGCGAGATCATCGAGACCCGCCTTGGCGCCGCACCGGGGACGGTGGTGAACGGCACACCTTTGCCCGACTTCGGCGGCATGCATCCCGACCCGAACCCGACCTGGGCCCATGCCCTGATGGACGAGATGTTCGGCCCCGACGCGCCGGATTTCGGCGCGGCCTCGGACGGTGACGGCGACCGCAACATGGTCGTCGGGCGGGGCATCTATGTCTCGCCCTCCGACAGCCTCGCCGTGCTTGCCGCTAACGCCCATCTGGCGCCGGGCTATCGGGATGGGCTGAAGGGGGTAGCGCGGTCGATGCCGACCTCGACCGCCGCCGACCGGGTGGCCGAGGCGCTGGGGATCGGATCCTACGAGACGCCGACCGGATGGAAGTTCTTCGGCAACCTCCTCGACGCCGGCAGGGCGACGCTCTGCGGGGAGGAAAGCTTTGGCGCGGGGTCGGATCACGTGCGCGAGAAGGACGGCCTCTGGGCCGTGCTCCTGTGGTTGAATATCCTCGCCGAACGCAAGGAAAGCGTTGCGGAAATCATGGGCGGGCATTGGCAGCGCTTCGGGCGGAACTACTATTCCCGGCACGACTACGAGGCGTTGCCTGTCGCGGTCGCGAACGCGGTGATGGACGGGCTGCGGGCGAAACTCGGCGCCTTGTCCGGGCAGGTCGTGGAGGGCATGACCGTCGGGTCGGCCGACGACTTCGCTTATGAGGACCCGGTCGATGGTTCGGTCTCGCGCGGGCAGGGGCTCCGCGTCGTCTTCACGGACGGGTCGCGGCTGGTCCTGCGCCTGTCGGGAACCGGGACCGAGGGCGCGACGATCCGGCTTTATCTCGAGCGCTACGTGCCGGGGCCGGACGGTCTGGACGCGGAGGTGCAGGAAGCGCTCGCGCCGGTCATCCGCGCGGCGGAGACGCTTGCCGGGATACGAGCGGCGACCGGCCGCGAGGGGCCCGACGTGATCACCTGAGGGCGGGGCATGGACGGGCGTTCGGGGGCGGAGATCACCCGGCGCGTGATCGTGCCTTTCCTTTGTCTAAAGATATCGCAAAGGTATCAAGATGATTGGCGACGCGCCTTTTCTGATCGGATTTGACGGCGGCGGCACGTCCTGCCGCGCGGCGCTTGTCGCGGAGGGCAGGCGGTACGACGTGACCCTCGGCCCGGCCAATGTCTCGACGGATTTTGACGCGGCGCTCGCGACGATCCGCGATGCGCTTTCGGCTCTCGCGGAGAAGGCGGGTGTCGCGCCCTCGGCACTGGCCGACGCACCGGCCCATCTCGGCCTCGCGGGCGTCATCAGCCCGACCATTGCCGCACGAGTCACGGCGGCGCTGCCGCTAGGGCGGGCTGTCGTCACCGACGACCGGCCGACCACGATCGCCGGGGCGCTCGGAGACGACGACGGGGCGGTGGCGGCCATCGGCACCGGGTCGTTCATCGGTCGCCAGACCGGGGGCAGGGTGACCGGCATCGGCGGCTGGGGGTTCCGTCTCGGCGATCAGGCGTCGGGGGCCTGGCTTGCGCGGCGCTGCCTCGAAGAGGTGATGCTGGCGGTCGACGGGATCGGGCCGGAAACCGATCTTACCCGGCGCATCCTGACCGAACACGGAGACGATCCCGGGCGGATCGTGCACTTTTCGCTCTCGGCACGCCCGGAAGACTACGCGCGCATGGCGCGCGAGATCGTGGCCGCGGCGGAGGCCGGCGACGCGCTCGGGGTGCGGCTGATGACCGAGGGGGCCGACTATATCCTCGCCGGCCTTGCCGCGCTCGGCTGGCGGCCGGGCGAGGCGCTTTGCCTGGCCGGCGGGCACGGCCCCGCCTATGCACACTGGCTCGGGGAGCCGGTCACGGCCGCGAAGGGCAGCGCGCTTGACGGGGCCCTTCTGCTCGCGGCGCGGGCTGCGGAGGCGGGCCGGTGACCGTCGCCGATTTCCTCGATCCCACTCACTGGGTGGCTCCGGCCGGTGGTCCACCTTACATCCAATTCAGAAAGCGGATAGAAGCAACGACAGCGCCTATACATATGATTTCATTCAATACCTTCACATTCCGTACGGTTGAGGAAATGGCAGGGGACCAAAGCATGATGCGCGACGTGGTGCGGGAGATCGCCAACAGGCCCCTCCATCTCGGCAAGGTCACGGGAATGGAGCGATGACCGCGACGCTCTATCACGGCGCCGATATCTTCGACGGAGAACGGCTTGGCCCCGGCGCGCTTCTGGTAGAGGACGGGCGTATAGCTGCGGTCCTGCCACCGAACGCGGCGCCGACGGGCGTGACGAACGTGGACCTCGACGGCGGCCTTCTGATGCCGGGCTTCGTCGACCTGCAACTGAACGGCGGTGGCGGCGTGATGTTCAACGACGCGCCTTGCGTCGAGACCCTGGCGACGATGGCGGAGGCACATGCCGGGCTTGGCGCGCTCACGATGCTGCCGACGCTCATCACCGACACGCCGGAGATCTCCGAAGCGGCGGTTGCGGCGGTCGAAGCCGCCGTCGCCTCGGGCATGCCGGGCATTGCCGGGCTTCATCTCGAAGGCCCGCATCTCAGCCTCGCGCGGAAAGGGGCCCATGATCCGGCGCTGATCCGGCCGATGGGCGAGGGTGATCTGGCCTTTCTGATGGATGCCGCGAAAAGGCTGCCGCGCCTTCTGGTGACGCTCGCGCCCGAAAGCGTGACGAATGCCCAGATCGCGGCGCTGGCAAAGGCGGGCGTGATCGTCTCGCTCGGCCATACCGATGCCGGGTTCGAAACCTGCCGGGCCGCCGTTTCGTCCGGCGCCACGATGGCCACGCATCTCTTCAACGCGATGAGCCAGTTCGGCAGCCGCGAACCGGGCCTCGTCGGCGCGGTTTTGACCGGCGGCGCGTTTGATGCCGGTCTCATCGCCGACGGCATCCATGTCCATCCGGCCGCGATACGCGCCGCGCAGGCCGACAAGGAAGGGCCGGGCGAGTTGTTCCTCGTCACCGACGCGATGGCGCCGGCCGGCACGTCGGTCACATCCTTCACGCTCAACGGCCGCGAGATCCGGCGCGCGGACGGACGGCTGACGCTTGCGGACGGAACGCTCGCCGGCGCCGATCTCGACATGGCGCGCGCGCTTCGGGTTCTGCGCGACGATGTCGGCATCGCGCTCGACCGCGCGCTCGGCATGGCCACCCGCATTCCCGCGCGTGCCGCGCGGCTGTCCGACCGATGTGGGGCGCTTTTGCCGGGGCGGAGTGCCGATTTCCTTCATCTCTCGCAAGAGTTTCACCTGGTGCGGATCTGGCGGCGGGGGCGTGATGTGCCCCTGTCTCCGGCATGACCCAATTATCTGATAAGCATAATTATGTAATATAAAGAGGGGCGTATCCCCTTGACATACGGTAGTCGAATTCCCATCTGATAGGTATCAGAGGGACATGCCACCATGAAACAGACCACCGTTCGCCAGTTCTTCGCTCAATTTCCGAACGATGACGCCTGCTTGGAGCATCTGTTTAACGTTCGCTTCGGCCAAGGCCACGTCTGCCCGAAGTGTGAGCGAGAGGCGAAATGGTATCGCCTGACCAATGAACAAGCCTATTCCTGCCAGTGGTGCGGCCATCACATTCACCCGATGGTCGGTTCCATCTTCGAAAAGAGCCGCACCCCGCTGCAACTCTGGTTCTACGCGATCTTCCTGTTCACCACGTCCAGGCATGGCGTCAGCGGCAAGGAATTGCAGCGTCAGCTTGGCGTCACCTACAAGACCGCATGGCGCATGGCCGCGCTCATTCGTGAGCATATGGCCGCTATCGACGGCGACGCGCCCATAGGTGGCCATGGCGAGGTTGTCGAGATTGACGAGACGTTCATGGGCGGCAAGACGGAAGGCCATGACTGGCGCGAGCGCAAGACGGTCGTGATGGGCATGATCGAACGCGACGGCGATGCGATCCTGACCGTTGTTCCCGACCAGACGCGCGGATCGCTAATCCCGCAAATCCACAAGAATGTTTTGCCCGGCTCAGAAATCCACACGGATGAGCTTCGCGCCTATGACCGTTTCCACGGTTCGCGCACCGAATACACCCACAAGACCGTGAACCATCGGAACGGTGAGTACGCCCTGCCGGACGGCACCAGCACCAACCAGATCGAAAGCTTCTTCAATCACCTGAAAAAGTCGATTGCTGGTACCCATACCAGTGTGTCGCGCAAGCACCTTCTGCGCTACGTCAAGGAATTCGAGTACCGCTTCAATCGTCGGATGCGTCCCGAGACGATGCTTTCGGAGTTGCTTTCGCGGTTCCCTGAGTTGGGCGCTTGATCAAGGCGTCCAACTTATCAAGGTCGCCATCAGGATCGGTCTCGTGTGCCTTGATAAACATGTCAATTTTACCCGTCTTGCGGGCTGATTTTAGGTCACCCATATCAACCTATCGCACTTCCCCTGCCGCCACCTTGGCGTCCATTCATAAACTGGAAAACGATGTGAAGTGCGCTCCTAGCAGAGCGGCCAAGCGGTGCCCAAAACAGCATGAGCATTATGACTTCGATTACAAAAAGCAGGAAGCAAATTGGACTCGTTGCCATCATGCAAATGATTCCATGAACGAACGTTTGAGCGATCTCCCTGTGCTTAGGGTGCGACATCAGCTTGGGGTGAACTCTTGAACCTTGCCGCAGAACATTGAATACGCCCAGGGGGTATGTGATCACCATCAACCACGCGGCCTTCGTGCTGAACATCATTCTTCCAAGACGATCAAGATCGTCCCTAAAGGAGCGCGGAATAGATTGATCTGCCAACAAATCTTCTATGTTGTTTGCAACTTGCAGCCGCAGCGGCTGGAATGTACGCGACAAGCGCGCAGCAAGGTAAGCGTACGCGAGCATGACAAGAAGCGCAGCACCAAGAATCATTTGATCTGATGTCATTTCCGACTCCGCTTGTCTTTCTTAGCAGATGACGCGCCCAAACGCGAGCGCGCAGCTTTCCGCTCCCTTTCAACCTCTTCCCGCAACTTTTCCGCATGTGGGTAAATGACAACCCAACGTAGAATTGCGGCGATGATAAGGCAGATCACGATAAGTGCCGGATCATCATGTAATACGCGTAAAACCCAAGTTAATGCTGTTGAAAAAAACGTGATCGTCTCATCGCCGATGACAGTGTCCTTTGCGCCCGGCACGTCAGCGAGGACTCCTGCAATCACACCTCCAGCCATGAGTAGGGCAAAGAGGCGACTTAACACCCACCAGACGGACAATAGAATGTACTTCATCAAATACTGGACCCACAGCAGGTTGTGAGACCGATAGATTCAAATCGCCATCAAGTCAATTAACGTATGCTGAGGGGATACACCCCTATAAAGACGCGGTGCGATCGGCGCTGCAAGGGCAAATCCGCGCAGATCGCCGGTCTTCGCTGGACGCCCCACGCCCTTTGCCGGTAGAGCAATGACACCACCAGTCCGGAGCGCGCGCATGACCTTCAACCGATCCATCAAGATCGCCCCGTCGATCCTCTCCGCCGATTTCGCAGATTTCGGCCGCGAGATCGCGGCAATCGAAGCCGAAGGCGCCGACTGGGTCCATGTCGACGTCATGGACGGCCATTTCGTTCCGAACCTCACCTTTGGCCCGCCGCTCTGCAAGGCGATCCGCAAACACATCAAGACGGTCATGGACGTTCACCTGATGATCGCGCCGGTCGATCCCTATATCGAAGCCTTCGCTGACGCCGGCGCCGACATCATCACCGCGCATCACGAAGCCGGACCGCACATTCACCGCACACTGCAAGCCATTCGTGCAACTGGGAAAAAAGCTGGTCTCGCGCTCAATCCCGGCACTCCGGTCGAAGCGGCCGCGCCACTTCTCGACCTCTGCGACCTCATTTGCGTGATGACCGTGAATCCCGGCTTTGGCGGGCAGAAATTCATTCATTCCCAAGTGGATAAGATACGGTCTTTGCGCAAGATGATCGGCGACCGCCCGATCCATATCGAGATCGACGGCGGCATCACGCCCGAGACGGCACCGCTCGTGACCGCCGCCGGCGCCGATGTGCTCGTCGCCGGATCGGCGGTCTTTGCGGGCGGCTCGGTCGCGAAACCGGAGGTCTACGGCAAGAACATCCGCGCCATCCGAACCGCCACGGCCAGCGCCCAAACCTGATTTCCACCAGGAGGAGAACATGCCCGTTTCCCCGCCCGTCTGCGATTTCGGCTGGAAAGCCCCGGATTTCACCCTGCCCGGCACCGATGGCCGCGACTGGTCGCTGGCCGACATCCGGGGGCCAAACGGCACGCTGCTCATGTTCATCTGCAACCACTGCCCCTACGTGCAGGCGGTCATCGACCGGATCATCCGCGATGCCAGGGCGTTGCAGGCGCTCGGGATCGGGGTCGCCGCGATCTCGTCCAACGACGCGGCGGAATATCCCCAGGACGGGTTCGGGAACATGCAGGCCGAAGCCAAGAAACACGGCTTCCCGTTCCCGTACCTTTACGATGAAAGCCAAGCGGTGGCAAAGGCTTACGGCGCGACCTGCACACCGGATTTCTTCGGATTCGACGCCGGGCTTGGCCTGCAGTATCGCGGCCGCCTCGACGCGTCGGGCCGTCAGGCCGCCGCGCCCGACGTGAAGCGCGAGCTTTACGAGGCGATGAAGCAGGTGGCCGAGACGGGTCACGGCCCGCGCGACCAGACCCCCTCGATGGGCTGCTCGATCAAGTGGAAGGCCGCATGAGCGCGCCGGTCGTCATCTTCGACCTCGACGGGACGCTGATCGATTCCGCGCCGGCGATTCATGCCGTGTCGAATGCGGTTCTGGCCGATCTCGGGTTCGAGGCGCTCACCCTGCCGCAGGTGCGCAGCTTCGTCGGAAAGGGCGTGCCGAACCTCGTGCGGCAGCTTCTGATCGCCTCGGACGCAGACGCGGACGGCCCACTCTTTCGCCAGGTCGAGACGGCGCTTGTCGCGCGCTACGAGACGGACGTGGAGGGCAATGTCCCCTACCCCGGCGTCCCCGAGGCACTGGAGGCGCTTGCCGGTCTCGGTTGCCGCCTTGCCGTTTGCACCAACAAGCCCTACCGCCCCGCCGAGGCCGCGCTTCGCCATGTCGGCCTTTGGGAGCGGTTCGAACTGGTCATCGGCGGCGACAGCCTGCCGACGCGCAAGCCCGACCCGGCAATGTTGCATCGCACCCACGAAAAGCTCGGCGGCGGTCGGATGATCTATGTCGGGGACAGCGAAGTCGATTCCGAGACGGCGGCAAACGCCCAAGCCCCCTTCGCGCTTTACACCGAAGGCTACCGCAAGACCCCGGTCGCGGACCTGCCGCACAACATCGCCTTTTCGGATTTCGCGATGTTGCCCGGCATCGTCCGGCATTTCGAGTGGTGAACGCCCACAACCGCGCGCGCCGACCCGCGTAGCTCCAATTCATATTCATAACTTGCTATGTGTGCCCGCGTGCCTATATCATGGCGGTAATTCCAACGGGAGACGGTCATGACGACGCGCGTGAAACCTGATGTGACGGCGTTCTTCGACGAGGCCACCAATACGGTGACATTCGTGGTGAAGGATCCTGGCAGCACCGCCTGCGCCATTGTCGATTCGGTTCTCGATTTCGACTACGCCTCGGGTCGGACCGATACCGAGAGCGCCGACAAGGTCATCGAATATGTCCGCAAGGAAGGGCTGAGCGTCGAATGGGTGCTTGAAACCCATGTCCATGCCGACCACCTTTCGGCTGCGCCCTATATCCAGGAGCGCGTCGGCGGCAAGATCGGCATCGGCGCCAACATCACCGTGGTGCAGGACACGTTCGGCAAGGTCTTCAACGAAGGCACTGAGTTCCAGCGCGATGGCAGCCAGTTCGACCGGCTTTTCCGCGACGGCGACACGTTCACGATCGGCGCGCTCGAAGGCCGGGTCATGCATACGCCGGGCCATACGCCCGCCTGCCTCACCTATGTCATCGGCGACGCGGCCTTTGTCGGCGACACGCTCTTCATGCCGGATTTCGGCACCGCGCGCTGCGACTTCCCCGGCGGATCGGCCGAGATGCTCTTCAACTCGATCCAGAAGATCCTGTGCCTGCCGGACGAGACGCGGATCTTCGTCGGCCACGACTACAAGGCGCCCGGCCGCGACGAA
It encodes the following:
- a CDS encoding BadF/BadG/BcrA/BcrD ATPase family protein; amino-acid sequence: MIGDAPFLIGFDGGGTSCRAALVAEGRRYDVTLGPANVSTDFDAALATIRDALSALAEKAGVAPSALADAPAHLGLAGVISPTIAARVTAALPLGRAVVTDDRPTTIAGALGDDDGAVAAIGTGSFIGRQTGGRVTGIGGWGFRLGDQASGAWLARRCLEEVMLAVDGIGPETDLTRRILTEHGDDPGRIVHFSLSARPEDYARMAREIVAAAEAGDALGVRLMTEGADYILAGLAALGWRPGEALCLAGGHGPAYAHWLGEPVTAAKGSALDGALLLAARAAEAGR
- the rpe gene encoding ribulose-phosphate 3-epimerase, coding for MTFNRSIKIAPSILSADFADFGREIAAIEAEGADWVHVDVMDGHFVPNLTFGPPLCKAIRKHIKTVMDVHLMIAPVDPYIEAFADAGADIITAHHEAGPHIHRTLQAIRATGKKAGLALNPGTPVEAAAPLLDLCDLICVMTVNPGFGGQKFIHSQVDKIRSLRKMIGDRPIHIEIDGGITPETAPLVTAAGADVLVAGSAVFAGGSVAKPEVYGKNIRAIRTATASAQT
- a CDS encoding phosphoglycolate phosphatase — translated: MSAPVVIFDLDGTLIDSAPAIHAVSNAVLADLGFEALTLPQVRSFVGKGVPNLVRQLLIASDADADGPLFRQVETALVARYETDVEGNVPYPGVPEALEALAGLGCRLAVCTNKPYRPAEAALRHVGLWERFELVIGGDSLPTRKPDPAMLHRTHEKLGGGRMIYVGDSEVDSETAANAQAPFALYTEGYRKTPVADLPHNIAFSDFAMLPGIVRHFEW
- a CDS encoding IS1595 family transposase, which produces MKQTTVRQFFAQFPNDDACLEHLFNVRFGQGHVCPKCEREAKWYRLTNEQAYSCQWCGHHIHPMVGSIFEKSRTPLQLWFYAIFLFTTSRHGVSGKELQRQLGVTYKTAWRMAALIREHMAAIDGDAPIGGHGEVVEIDETFMGGKTEGHDWRERKTVVMGMIERDGDAILTVVPDQTRGSLIPQIHKNVLPGSEIHTDELRAYDRFHGSRTEYTHKTVNHRNGEYALPDGTSTNQIESFFNHLKKSIAGTHTSVSRKHLLRYVKEFEYRFNRRMRPETMLSELLSRFPELGA
- a CDS encoding MBL fold metallo-hydrolase, which encodes MKPDVTAFFDEATNTVTFVVKDPGSTACAIVDSVLDFDYASGRTDTESADKVIEYVRKEGLSVEWVLETHVHADHLSAAPYIQERVGGKIGIGANITVVQDTFGKVFNEGTEFQRDGSQFDRLFRDGDTFTIGALEGRVMHTPGHTPACLTYVIGDAAFVGDTLFMPDFGTARCDFPGGSAEMLFNSIQKILCLPDETRIFVGHDYKAPGRDEYAWETTVAEEKTRNVHVGGGKSAAEFVEMRQARDKTLAMPRLIIPSLQVNMRAGQMPPAEDDGKIYLKVPVNKL
- a CDS encoding alpha-D-glucose phosphate-specific phosphoglucomutase, with the protein product MRVATRPIDGQKPGTSGLRKKTKVFMAKGYLENFIQSVFDATGGATGRTYVVGGDGRYFNDRATQTILKMAAANGAKRVMVGRNALLSTPAASHLIRLNRTDGGIILSASHNPGGLDEDFGVKFNTPNGGPAPEAVTEAIFARTKEIRDYYIADDTDLDLSRIGTQQIGGMEVSVIDPVADYAALMETLFDFEAIRAMFAGGFRMRFDAMCAITGPYAREIIETRLGAAPGTVVNGTPLPDFGGMHPDPNPTWAHALMDEMFGPDAPDFGAASDGDGDRNMVVGRGIYVSPSDSLAVLAANAHLAPGYRDGLKGVARSMPTSTAADRVAEALGIGSYETPTGWKFFGNLLDAGRATLCGEESFGAGSDHVREKDGLWAVLLWLNILAERKESVAEIMGGHWQRFGRNYYSRHDYEALPVAVANAVMDGLRAKLGALSGQVVEGMTVGSADDFAYEDPVDGSVSRGQGLRVVFTDGSRLVLRLSGTGTEGATIRLYLERYVPGPDGLDAEVQEALAPVIRAAETLAGIRAATGREGPDVIT
- the nagA gene encoding N-acetylglucosamine-6-phosphate deacetylase, encoding MTATLYHGADIFDGERLGPGALLVEDGRIAAVLPPNAAPTGVTNVDLDGGLLMPGFVDLQLNGGGGVMFNDAPCVETLATMAEAHAGLGALTMLPTLITDTPEISEAAVAAVEAAVASGMPGIAGLHLEGPHLSLARKGAHDPALIRPMGEGDLAFLMDAAKRLPRLLVTLAPESVTNAQIAALAKAGVIVSLGHTDAGFETCRAAVSSGATMATHLFNAMSQFGSREPGLVGAVLTGGAFDAGLIADGIHVHPAAIRAAQADKEGPGELFLVTDAMAPAGTSVTSFTLNGREIRRADGRLTLADGTLAGADLDMARALRVLRDDVGIALDRALGMATRIPARAARLSDRCGALLPGRSADFLHLSQEFHLVRIWRRGRDVPLSPA
- a CDS encoding thioredoxin family protein is translated as MPVSPPVCDFGWKAPDFTLPGTDGRDWSLADIRGPNGTLLMFICNHCPYVQAVIDRIIRDARALQALGIGVAAISSNDAAEYPQDGFGNMQAEAKKHGFPFPYLYDESQAVAKAYGATCTPDFFGFDAGLGLQYRGRLDASGRQAAAPDVKRELYEAMKQVAETGHGPRDQTPSMGCSIKWKAA